A window of the Lysinibacillus irui genome harbors these coding sequences:
- a CDS encoding YdcF family protein, which yields MLLTFIILISIFFLLYLTEKRRFLNVVALGLIGVYVIRLLMIHYPLLLPNDQGIISEMGIFIILASFPSIMFILSIAMFFNSKVLLEKEGRKVRNLMLAILGLSFVMMMIWYVFVIFIEIENVLWHILFFYAFLIFGYTMFLYTSVLAYAILYHYTPIRYEPNYIIALGSGLIGDRVPPLLASRLDEAVKQYKKYGERPFIIVSGGQGNDERISEAFAMKQYLINIHQIPPDKILKEDQSSNTEQNMSFSKKVMDHHAQGEKYRSIFVTNNFHVFRASIYAKKAKLDAEGIGSKTAFYYVPNAFTREFIGLLEMYKWAHITVFLIITLFVGLLLRAYV from the coding sequence ATGCTACTAACATTCATAATATTAATTTCAATATTTTTCCTGTTGTACCTAACAGAAAAAAGGCGCTTTCTCAATGTGGTAGCTCTTGGTTTGATAGGTGTATATGTTATTCGATTACTTATGATCCATTATCCGTTATTGCTGCCAAATGATCAGGGGATTATTTCAGAAATGGGGATATTTATTATATTAGCAAGCTTTCCTAGCATTATGTTTATTTTATCAATCGCCATGTTTTTCAATAGTAAAGTATTATTGGAAAAGGAAGGACGTAAAGTACGTAATTTAATGTTAGCCATTCTGGGGCTAAGTTTTGTTATGATGATGATATGGTATGTTTTCGTCATTTTTATTGAAATTGAAAATGTCCTTTGGCATATTCTTTTCTTCTATGCATTTTTGATTTTTGGCTATACAATGTTTTTATACACAAGTGTCCTAGCATATGCCATATTGTATCATTATACGCCGATACGCTATGAACCTAACTATATAATTGCTCTGGGCTCAGGGTTAATTGGTGATAGAGTGCCCCCTCTTTTAGCAAGTCGTTTAGATGAGGCGGTGAAGCAATATAAAAAGTATGGGGAAAGGCCTTTTATCATTGTGTCAGGTGGGCAAGGGAATGATGAAAGGATATCGGAAGCATTTGCTATGAAACAATACTTAATTAATATTCACCAAATTCCCCCTGACAAGATTCTAAAAGAGGATCAATCCTCTAATACAGAACAAAATATGTCCTTTTCGAAAAAGGTAATGGACCATCATGCACAAGGTGAAAAATATCGCTCTATTTTTGTTACGAATAATTTTCATGTGTTTCGTGCAAGTATTTATGCGAAAAAGGCAAAATTAGATGCGGAAGGAATTGGTTCTAAGACAGCCTTTTACTATGTTCCAAACGCATTCACAAGAGAATTTATTGGCTTATTAGAAATGTATAAATGGGCACACATTACAGTCTTTTTAATCATCACCCTATTCGTAGGCTTGCTATTGAGAGCGTATGTGTAA
- a CDS encoding SEL1-like repeat protein has product MYEQMLVKRNKERIDSLQNLIQTENSWFAQNIKLLTFAEVNLAALQKILYQIVRRLLKEQQQRHLQIVQSEQYQSVQENVLTLLAEYDDVLREAIPQSIYILVWQISSLEKLANRIEVVDDVLDIIEWYFHHQNNEQVAISEEEDLDHEVMIDLYKEAVEEQDADAQYQLGEYYNAREGNHFQIEKSLKWFELAATQGNADAQYMLGNFYFEGIGVEESHSMAFLYYEKASMQGHADAANNLADMYFNGEGVTKDYTLAKKWFDYAAKKNVPEAMFTLGIIYEQGLGVTVDMEAAFNAYKQSAEAGYVEAQYLLGGIYLEGRLGQTKEVNRALFWYERAAEQYHVDAFYDLGYIWSNGLAGIRNIEKGIHWFKQAALQGDAEAKLQLGHMYNKGEGIARNLKEAIKWYGLAADAGIKEASEILQELKSL; this is encoded by the coding sequence ATGTACGAGCAAATGTTAGTTAAGCGAAACAAAGAACGAATTGATTCTCTACAAAATCTGATACAAACAGAAAATTCATGGTTTGCTCAAAATATAAAATTACTTACATTCGCTGAAGTTAACCTAGCAGCCTTGCAAAAAATATTGTATCAAATAGTGAGGAGGCTATTAAAAGAACAGCAGCAACGCCATTTACAAATTGTCCAATCAGAACAATACCAATCAGTGCAGGAGAATGTATTAACATTGTTAGCGGAGTATGACGATGTGTTGCGTGAGGCCATACCACAGTCAATCTATATACTTGTTTGGCAAATTTCCTCGCTAGAAAAGCTAGCAAATCGTATAGAAGTAGTGGATGACGTGCTTGATATTATAGAATGGTACTTCCACCACCAAAATAATGAACAAGTTGCTATTTCAGAGGAAGAGGATTTGGATCATGAGGTCATGATTGATCTATATAAAGAGGCGGTTGAAGAACAGGACGCGGATGCACAGTATCAACTAGGTGAATATTACAATGCTAGGGAAGGTAATCATTTTCAGATCGAAAAATCATTGAAATGGTTTGAGTTAGCTGCGACTCAAGGGAATGCCGATGCACAATATATGTTAGGTAATTTTTACTTTGAAGGAATTGGAGTAGAAGAAAGTCATTCGATGGCCTTTTTATACTATGAAAAGGCGTCAATGCAGGGACATGCGGATGCTGCCAATAATTTAGCGGATATGTACTTTAATGGTGAAGGAGTAACGAAGGATTATACATTAGCAAAAAAATGGTTTGACTATGCTGCTAAAAAGAATGTACCAGAGGCCATGTTTACGCTAGGGATTATATATGAGCAGGGGTTAGGCGTGACTGTAGATATGGAGGCAGCATTCAATGCCTATAAACAATCTGCAGAGGCCGGTTATGTAGAAGCACAATATCTTCTTGGTGGAATTTATTTAGAGGGACGCCTAGGCCAAACGAAGGAGGTAAACCGCGCACTATTTTGGTATGAACGAGCTGCAGAACAATATCATGTAGATGCTTTTTATGATTTGGGGTATATATGGAGTAATGGGCTTGCAGGTATACGAAATATTGAAAAAGGCATTCATTGGTTTAAACAGGCTGCCCTTCAAGGGGATGCAGAGGCCAAGTTACAGCTAGGGCATATGTACAATAAAGGTGAAGGGATAGCTAGAAATCTGAAAGAGGCCATCAAGTGGTATGGACTTGCAGCAGATGCAGGCATTAAAGAAGCTTCGGAAATATTACAGGAACTTAAAAGTTTGTAA